A single Ziziphus jujuba cultivar Dongzao chromosome 11, ASM3175591v1 DNA region contains:
- the LOC107435359 gene encoding gibberellin 3-beta-dioxygenase 3: protein MTKLTSASHFREIFQSMNSISESYKNTHMIPLDFKAVLGLPDSHTWTPTPDYPPDNPLTTNSVPVIDLFDPNAISLIRHACERLGVFQVINHGIPIDLLNELELQTRRLFSLQAERKLRAVRSPDGFTGYGLPRISTFFSKMMWSEGFSIKGSPVEHARQLWPHDHTNFCNVMEACQREMKGLSEQMIGLVLGSLGLTPEDIKWVEPRTGSRQAQDVLQLNSYPVCPDPSRAMGLAPHTDSSLLTLLYQSNDTGGLQVLVETLGWVPVNPISGAIVVNVGDLMHILSNARFKSAVHRAAVNKIHHRVSIAYFHGPPSDVKVSPLTQLTDIDHPPLYRPVTWKEYLDAKATHFDKALEVIRNNDLRKSSPLSPPPSCIVGPKDEHNLL, encoded by the exons ATGACCAAATTAACCTCTGCTTCTCATTTTAGAGAAATTTTCCAAAGCATGAATTCTATATCAGAATCCTACAAAAACACCCATATGATTCCATTAGACTTCAAGGCTGTTCTTGGATTGCCTGACTCTCATACTTGGACTCCTACCCCAGACTACCCACCCGATAACCCATTGACTACCAATTCAGTACCTGTAATTGACCTCTTTGACCCCAATGCAATTTCTCTCATAAGACATGCCTGTGAGAGATTGGGTGTCTTCCAAGTAATCAACCATGGCATTCCCATCGACCTGCTTAATGAACTGGAGCTCCAAACCCGTCGACTATTCTCACTTCAGGCGGAACGAAAACTCCGTGCCGTCCGATCACCGGATGGATTCACCGGGTACGGGCTTCCCCGCATTTCCACTTTCTTTTCGAAGATGATGTGGTCGGAGGGTTTTTCCATCAAGGGTTCTCCGGTGGAACATGCTCGCCAACTTTGGCCACATGACCACACCAACTTCTG TAATGTGATGGAAGCCTGCCAAAGGGAAATGAAGGGATTATCCGAACAGATGATTGGGCTAGTGCTTGGGTCACTGGGTTTAACCCCTGAAGATATAAAATGGGTCGAGCCCAGAACTGGGTCCAGACAAGCTCAAGACGTTCTCCAATTAAACTCTTACCCGGTTTGTCCTGATCCGAGTAGGGCAATGGGCTTAGCACCTCACACAGACTCGTCCTTGCTTACTTTGCTATACCAAAGCAACGACACTGGCGGTCTCCAAGTCCTTGTCGAGACTCTTGGTTGGGTCCCGGTGAATCCGATAAGTGGTGCAATCGTTGTGAACGTTGGTGATTTGATGCATATACTCTCCAACGCACGCTTCAAGAGTGCAGTGCATCGTGCGGCTGTCAACAAGATACACCATCGCGTCTCGATTGCATACTTCCATGGCCCACCAAGTGACGTCAAGGTATCACCGTTGACTCAGCTGACTGACATTGATCACCCTCCTCTATATCGACCGGTTACCTGGAAAGAGTACTTGGATGCAAAGGCAACGCATTTCGACAAGGCATTGGAGGTGATAAGGAACAACGATTTACGTAAATCATCACCATTATCACCACCACCATCTTGTATTGTGGGGCCCAAAGATGAACACAATTTGCTATAG